One genomic region from Alteromonas pelagimontana encodes:
- the hldE gene encoding bifunctional D-glycero-beta-D-manno-heptose-7-phosphate kinase/D-glycero-beta-D-manno-heptose 1-phosphate adenylyltransferase HldE: MILPDFSQAKILIVGDLMLDRYWSGATGRISPEAPVPVVNIQSAEDRPGGAANVAINAATLGANVTLMGLGGEDENAGILEDRLASMGINHHLFRIPGLDTITKLRVMSRNQQLLRMDFEQSFADTDKAPLIAAFEKALPHCDLVILSDYNKGSLSDPQAFIQLARQHGKKVIVDPKGNNFDKYRQATLITPNLAELAAVAGIPQNEQELIEKARSLCASLQLESLLLTRSEEGMTLFRLSTSEFHLPAKAKEVFDVTGAGDTVVSTLAVAMAAGLALEDACVLANMAASIVVGKLGTSTVSATELAVAIGHDAGHLDGGVMSEDQLALAVEQAHKRGEKIVMTNGCFDILHAGHVSYLEAAAALGDRLIVAVNTDESVTQLKGPGRPVNNVSRRMAVLAGLSAVDWVVAFSEDTPQRVIGRLLPDILVKGGDYKIEDIAGGKEVMENGGEVRVLHFEEGVSTTGIIKRIVEQQTK, from the coding sequence ATGATATTACCAGATTTTAGTCAGGCGAAAATTCTCATTGTGGGCGATTTGATGTTAGATCGCTACTGGTCAGGCGCTACGGGAAGAATTTCCCCCGAAGCACCAGTACCAGTAGTCAATATTCAAAGCGCGGAAGACCGACCCGGTGGCGCTGCTAACGTTGCCATTAATGCTGCGACTTTAGGCGCTAACGTGACATTAATGGGGCTGGGTGGTGAAGATGAAAATGCTGGCATTCTGGAAGATCGTCTGGCTTCAATGGGGATAAATCATCATCTTTTTCGTATTCCGGGCTTAGATACCATAACTAAATTACGGGTAATGAGCCGCAATCAACAGTTACTGCGGATGGACTTTGAACAAAGCTTCGCCGATACCGATAAAGCGCCGCTGATAGCAGCTTTTGAAAAAGCGTTACCGCATTGCGACCTGGTGATTTTGTCTGATTACAATAAAGGTAGTCTCAGCGATCCACAGGCGTTTATTCAACTGGCGCGGCAGCACGGTAAAAAAGTCATCGTCGACCCCAAGGGTAATAATTTCGACAAATACCGCCAGGCGACGCTGATAACGCCTAACTTAGCGGAACTGGCAGCCGTTGCCGGAATTCCACAGAACGAGCAGGAATTAATAGAAAAAGCCCGCTCACTGTGTGCTTCATTGCAGCTTGAATCGCTCCTGCTGACGCGCTCTGAAGAAGGCATGACGCTATTTCGGCTTTCGACCAGCGAATTTCATTTACCTGCTAAAGCCAAAGAAGTTTTCGATGTCACAGGAGCCGGAGATACCGTAGTGTCTACACTCGCTGTAGCCATGGCAGCAGGCCTGGCGCTGGAAGATGCCTGCGTTCTCGCTAATATGGCAGCGAGTATCGTAGTAGGGAAATTGGGCACCTCCACTGTTTCTGCCACCGAACTGGCTGTTGCTATCGGGCATGACGCCGGCCACTTAGATGGCGGCGTAATGTCGGAAGATCAGCTTGCGCTGGCTGTCGAGCAGGCGCACAAACGTGGAGAAAAAATTGTGATGACCAACGGGTGTTTCGATATTCTTCATGCCGGCCATGTGTCTTATCTTGAAGCCGCTGCCGCATTGGGAGACAGATTAATAGTGGCGGTAAACACCGACGAATCCGTCACGCAGTTAAAAGGGCCAGGGCGGCCAGTAAACAATGTAAGCAGAAGAATGGCTGTCTTAGCAGGCTTAAGCGCAGTGGATTGGGTGGTAGCCTTTAGCGAAGACACGCCCCAACGGGTTATTGGCCGCCTGTTGCCCGATATACTGGTGAAAGGGGGAGATTATAAAATTGAAGATATTGCGGGTGGCAAAGAAGTCATGGAAAACGGCGGAGAGGTACGGGTCTTGCATTTTGAAGAAGGTGTTTCGACTACGGGCATTATAAAACGCATTGTCGAACAACAAACAAAATAA
- a CDS encoding XrtA/PEP-CTERM system-associated ATPase: MYESFYGLNSKPFQLTPDPAFFFASKWHKRAMSYLQYGLSQAEGFIVITGDIGTGKTTIANSLLDEIEDDIVAAQIVTPKLTPDELVKMVASKFGINVAGLSKADILKDLENFLYDLSKEGRRALLLVDEAQNLPLETIEELRMLSNFQQFGKPLLQSFLLGQEELQPILRAPNMEQFRQRIVASCHLAPLAEEETKAYIEYRMHHAGWNGKSLFSDEAFAHIYKFTRGVPRKINTLMDRILLYGFLEELEVLSEEAVDVVINEVKDEMFVPDAPQFAEADDDTDAAAEAGQIVKPTKPKQKLLTPNGHEVQDAEYYKAMLGELVDALDDAISHKVKLTQYIDKLLKKKYQTYVRLKGDE, encoded by the coding sequence ATGTACGAAAGTTTTTACGGCCTAAATTCAAAACCGTTTCAGCTCACGCCGGATCCGGCGTTCTTTTTTGCGAGCAAGTGGCACAAGCGTGCTATGTCATATTTGCAATATGGCTTGTCGCAAGCAGAAGGATTCATCGTGATCACCGGTGATATCGGCACCGGAAAAACCACCATCGCAAACAGCTTATTAGACGAAATTGAAGATGATATTGTTGCTGCGCAAATTGTCACGCCTAAACTGACGCCCGATGAACTGGTAAAAATGGTAGCGTCTAAATTTGGTATCAATGTGGCGGGGTTGTCAAAAGCAGATATTTTAAAAGATTTGGAGAACTTTCTTTACGACTTAAGTAAAGAAGGTCGACGCGCGCTATTGCTTGTTGATGAAGCGCAAAACCTGCCTTTGGAAACCATAGAAGAACTTCGAATGCTGTCTAACTTCCAGCAATTCGGTAAGCCATTGCTACAGAGTTTTTTGCTGGGTCAGGAAGAATTACAGCCAATTTTACGCGCTCCCAATATGGAACAGTTCCGGCAGCGCATCGTAGCCTCCTGTCATTTGGCGCCGCTAGCCGAAGAAGAAACCAAAGCCTACATTGAATACCGCATGCATCACGCTGGCTGGAATGGAAAGTCACTGTTTTCCGATGAAGCATTTGCGCACATTTATAAGTTTACCCGGGGTGTACCCAGAAAAATTAACACCTTGATGGACCGTATTCTGCTCTACGGATTTTTAGAAGAGCTTGAAGTGTTATCTGAGGAAGCCGTTGATGTAGTTATCAACGAAGTTAAAGACGAAATGTTTGTTCCTGATGCTCCTCAATTTGCCGAGGCAGATGATGACACCGACGCGGCTGCGGAAGCCGGCCAGATCGTCAAACCGACGAAGCCCAAACAAAAATTGCTTACCCCAAATGGTCACGAGGTGCAGGACGCAGAATACTATAAAGCGATGCTGGGCGAATTAGTCGATGCCCTGGATGATGCAATTAGTCATAAGGTAAAACTCACCCAATATATCGACAAATTGCTAAAGAAAAAGTATCAGACTTATGTGCGTTTGAAGGGTGATGAATAG
- a CDS encoding DUF350 domain-containing protein, whose amino-acid sequence MEALVKLLPLPHDIWIYLVIDVGLALLLLMVMKWLAGISRRSTVADELGVKDNFAFGISIAGGMLSLCIVMASVVGRHIGQGYGRAAIGMLTFGVVGIILVKFGRFAHDKVVLNHLDSHALISDRSVSVALVDAASLISSAIILRSMMVWVDGSDMNAIIAIVTGFTVVLTILLVMTRLYEIRYARDNQNDSFQGALKKGQMALAIEHSGNLLGTALVVASASNLLEYNPLGYVSNVTGWLIVSIVLAFLLMVLVTVSKKFILYGLNYRLEVDQQHNIGVACLELTLSVGIALIFNGVLEFLG is encoded by the coding sequence ATGGAAGCGTTAGTCAAATTGTTGCCTTTGCCGCACGACATATGGATTTATCTTGTCATCGATGTTGGCCTTGCGTTATTGCTGTTAATGGTGATGAAGTGGCTGGCGGGAATATCCCGCAGAAGCACTGTGGCTGACGAATTAGGCGTAAAAGATAACTTTGCGTTTGGGATCAGTATCGCCGGTGGCATGTTATCGTTGTGCATAGTTATGGCATCGGTAGTGGGGCGACACATCGGCCAGGGGTATGGCCGGGCAGCAATTGGAATGTTAACTTTTGGCGTGGTGGGCATAATCCTGGTGAAGTTTGGGCGTTTTGCTCACGATAAAGTGGTGCTGAACCATCTTGATAGCCACGCGTTAATTTCCGATCGCAGCGTAAGCGTAGCGCTTGTTGACGCTGCCAGTCTTATTTCCAGTGCAATCATTCTGCGAAGCATGATGGTGTGGGTCGACGGCAGCGACATGAACGCGATTATTGCCATTGTTACCGGCTTTACTGTGGTATTAACAATCCTGTTGGTCATGACCCGACTCTACGAGATCCGCTACGCCCGGGATAACCAAAATGATTCCTTCCAGGGCGCACTGAAAAAAGGGCAAATGGCGCTGGCCATAGAACATTCGGGTAATCTTTTAGGAACCGCGCTGGTAGTCGCATCCGCCAGTAACTTACTTGAGTATAATCCTTTAGGGTACGTGAGTAACGTAACCGGCTGGCTGATTGTCAGTATCGTACTGGCGTTTCTGCTTATGGTGCTGGTAACTGTCAGCAAAAAATTCATTCTGTACGGTTTAAATTATCGTCTGGAAGTGGATCAACAGCACAATATTGGCGTAGCGTGTCTGGAGCTTACCCTTAGCGTAGGAATCGCATTAATTTTTAACGGTGTGCTGGAATTTTTAGGTTAG
- the tnpB gene encoding IS66 family insertion sequence element accessory protein TnpB (TnpB, as the term is used for proteins encoded by IS66 family insertion elements, is considered an accessory protein, since TnpC, encoded by a neighboring gene, is a DDE family transposase.), whose amino-acid sequence MKMFVEPADIYLYMDIVDFRKSINGLIVVVEQQMQLNPFRDALFVFCNKKRDKLKILYWDKTGFVLWYKRLEKHRFKWPKDDQIQHILLDEQQLQWLLSGYDVVGHQPLHYTASGL is encoded by the coding sequence ATGAAGATGTTCGTTGAGCCTGCTGATATTTATTTGTACATGGATATCGTCGACTTCCGCAAGTCCATCAATGGTTTGATTGTGGTGGTTGAACAACAGATGCAACTGAATCCATTCCGTGATGCGTTGTTTGTCTTCTGTAATAAGAAGCGGGATAAGCTGAAAATCCTCTATTGGGATAAGACCGGCTTTGTCCTGTGGTACAAGCGCCTGGAAAAACACCGGTTCAAGTGGCCTAAAGACGACCAGATTCAGCACATATTGTTGGATGAACAGCAGTTACAATGGTTGTTATCCGGCTACGATGTGGTAGGTCACCAGCCACTGCATTACACCGCTTCCGGCTTATAA
- a CDS encoding GIY-YIG nuclease family protein → MQQSITVPLKKEDTKPWFVYLIENRLGQLYTGITTDPCRRIRQHRGDIGGGAKSLRGKAPLLFKKVLRVENRATASSLEYEIKALDRKQKEALIAGTKTLSAPCSDVTSAFTG, encoded by the coding sequence TTGCAGCAGAGTATAACAGTCCCCCTTAAAAAAGAGGACACGAAGCCATGGTTTGTTTATCTTATCGAAAATCGACTCGGCCAATTGTACACCGGCATTACCACTGATCCCTGCCGCCGGATTCGCCAGCATCGCGGCGACATTGGCGGTGGCGCTAAATCGCTACGGGGGAAGGCGCCATTACTATTTAAAAAGGTGCTGCGGGTAGAAAATCGGGCGACCGCTTCGTCGTTAGAATACGAAATAAAAGCGTTGGACAGAAAACAGAAAGAAGCGTTGATTGCGGGCACCAAAACCCTTTCGGCACCCTGTTCGGATGTAACTTCAGCATTTACGGGCTAA
- the glnE gene encoding bifunctional [glutamate--ammonia ligase]-adenylyl-L-tyrosine phosphorylase/[glutamate--ammonia-ligase] adenylyltransferase: protein MPDSHQVNEFETHRTMPTQKIKNRIIEEHAQQYWLRFQEACAAHPQLLDLQDKIKPLFGLSEFITEQCLRHPQWAVDICDALSAAPDKVSDYAANLDDALANVKNEDELLAALRQYRHREMAIIAALDLMNYQTIEVSLKKVSALADALILGAYNWLYSHLSSQYGTPEGSFGAQPMLMLAMGKLGGGELNFSSDIDLIFAYPEKGETSGARKPMENQKFFTRLAQKLIAALNKITVDGQVFRVDMRLRPFGDSGPLVMHLSAFEDYYQEQGRHWERFAMVKARILNPADNYCDQLADILKPFTFRRYLDFTTLDALRNMKQLIASEIRRRQLANNIKLGAGGIREVEFFAQSFQLIHGGREPQLQCKGLHTSLQALDDLGVVDSQTLTALYEDYLFLRKTEHTLQQCRDQQTQSLPDDYWGQAVVAHVAECENYDAFMAKIDAAMHRIHVQFNDLVEETQDSHGDDDSLFSKCADAWRLRLSQNEFAALFENQLPAQTAEDVCAQLENFRGHLRGYRIGQRGEDTLQKLMPELLYVLVSEKPQHAGRVLARTLGVINAITGRTTYLDLLLENPDVLRQLVKLCDRSEWIAHQIQRFPLLLDELLTPLYLQQQETDIIESKSQYADELRQSLLRIDEEDAELMMDAMRQFKLCQQLRIAASDISGSLPIAKVSDKLTVLAEVLLDTCIHSAWQQVKTKFGEPEHLEAGSTGFAVIGYGKLGGYELGYGSDLDLVFLHNAPKESQTNGKRTISAQQFYIKLAQRIMHLLNTKTLFGQLFETDLRLRPSGNAGLLSCHVEGFLRYQREDAWTWEHQALVRARGISGDTAVLEEFRRIRNAILCQRRDRDTLNNDVKTMRKKMRDHLLQNSQQGVDIKQCEGGIADIEFLTQYWVLAHAHEHASLTTYTDNLRILDGIKALQLFDATQCARLQEAYLRLRDHYHQLTLADDKYAEETQDLQSMRAQVSTVWNAVFMA from the coding sequence ATGCCAGACTCCCATCAAGTAAATGAATTTGAAACGCATCGTACTATGCCTACGCAAAAAATAAAGAACAGGATTATTGAAGAACACGCGCAGCAATACTGGCTACGTTTTCAGGAAGCTTGTGCGGCGCATCCGCAACTGCTGGATTTGCAGGATAAAATTAAGCCGCTTTTTGGATTAAGTGAGTTTATTACCGAGCAGTGTCTGCGACATCCACAGTGGGCCGTGGATATTTGTGATGCCTTATCCGCCGCTCCCGATAAGGTAAGCGACTACGCCGCTAATCTTGATGATGCGCTTGCCAACGTAAAAAATGAAGATGAGCTTTTAGCGGCATTACGCCAATATCGCCACCGCGAAATGGCTATTATTGCCGCTTTGGATTTGATGAATTATCAGACCATTGAGGTTTCGCTGAAGAAGGTTTCTGCGCTTGCAGATGCTCTTATTTTAGGCGCGTATAACTGGTTATATTCACACCTATCGTCACAGTATGGTACACCCGAGGGCTCGTTTGGCGCGCAGCCCATGCTGATGTTGGCAATGGGCAAATTAGGCGGAGGCGAACTGAATTTTTCCTCGGATATCGATTTAATATTTGCTTACCCTGAAAAAGGCGAGACTTCCGGCGCTCGCAAACCGATGGAAAATCAAAAGTTTTTTACCCGCCTTGCCCAAAAGCTGATTGCCGCGCTCAATAAAATAACCGTAGATGGTCAGGTTTTTCGGGTAGATATGCGGCTTCGCCCGTTTGGTGACAGCGGCCCGTTAGTAATGCATCTGTCTGCTTTTGAAGATTATTATCAGGAACAGGGGCGGCACTGGGAACGATTTGCAATGGTGAAGGCGCGCATTCTGAACCCCGCTGACAACTACTGCGATCAACTTGCCGATATTCTTAAGCCTTTTACTTTTCGTCGCTATCTGGATTTTACGACATTGGATGCCTTACGAAACATGAAGCAGCTTATCGCCAGTGAAATCCGTCGCCGTCAACTGGCAAACAATATTAAATTAGGCGCTGGCGGTATTCGCGAAGTCGAATTTTTTGCGCAAAGCTTTCAGTTGATACATGGCGGCCGGGAACCGCAACTGCAATGTAAAGGACTGCATACCTCGCTGCAGGCTTTAGATGATCTTGGTGTAGTAGATTCGCAAACACTCACCGCGCTCTACGAAGACTATCTGTTTTTGCGCAAAACAGAGCACACATTACAGCAGTGCCGGGATCAGCAAACCCAGTCTTTGCCCGACGACTATTGGGGGCAGGCTGTTGTGGCACATGTGGCAGAGTGTGAAAACTATGACGCTTTTATGGCAAAAATAGATGCCGCAATGCATCGCATTCATGTTCAGTTTAATGATTTAGTGGAAGAAACGCAGGACAGCCACGGGGACGACGACTCGTTGTTTTCCAAGTGCGCAGATGCCTGGAGGCTACGACTATCGCAAAACGAATTTGCCGCACTTTTTGAAAATCAGCTTCCTGCACAAACTGCAGAAGATGTGTGTGCTCAACTGGAGAATTTCCGCGGCCATCTTCGTGGCTACCGGATTGGTCAGCGTGGCGAAGATACCTTGCAAAAGCTGATGCCTGAACTGCTTTACGTGCTGGTATCTGAAAAACCTCAGCATGCCGGGCGCGTGTTAGCCCGCACGCTTGGTGTGATTAACGCCATTACCGGGCGCACTACGTATCTGGATTTGCTCTTGGAAAATCCTGACGTGCTGCGCCAACTGGTTAAGCTGTGCGACAGAAGCGAATGGATTGCTCACCAGATTCAGAGATTCCCCTTGTTGTTGGATGAACTTCTTACTCCGCTTTATTTACAGCAGCAAGAAACGGATATCATTGAAAGTAAAAGCCAATACGCCGATGAGCTGCGCCAGAGTCTGTTACGGATCGATGAAGAAGATGCCGAGCTGATGATGGATGCCATGCGGCAGTTCAAACTTTGTCAGCAGTTGCGTATTGCTGCCAGTGATATCAGCGGGTCTTTACCTATCGCCAAAGTTAGCGACAAACTTACTGTACTGGCAGAAGTGCTGCTGGACACTTGTATTCACAGCGCATGGCAGCAGGTAAAAACAAAATTCGGTGAGCCTGAACACCTGGAGGCTGGCAGCACAGGTTTTGCTGTCATTGGATACGGTAAGCTCGGGGGATACGAACTAGGCTATGGATCTGATCTCGATTTAGTGTTTTTACACAATGCTCCCAAAGAAAGTCAAACCAACGGCAAACGCACCATCAGCGCGCAACAGTTTTACATTAAGCTCGCCCAGCGCATTATGCATTTGCTAAATACAAAAACCTTATTCGGCCAGCTTTTTGAAACGGATTTACGGCTGCGGCCTTCCGGTAACGCAGGGCTGCTGAGCTGTCATGTTGAAGGGTTTCTTCGGTATCAAAGGGAAGACGCCTGGACCTGGGAGCATCAGGCGCTTGTCAGGGCCAGAGGCATTAGCGGAGATACCGCCGTACTTGAGGAGTTTCGGCGCATTCGTAATGCGATTCTTTGCCAGCGTCGCGACCGTGACACATTAAATAATGATGTAAAAACAATGCGCAAAAAGATGCGCGACCATTTACTGCAGAATTCTCAGCAAGGGGTGGATATTAAGCAGTGTGAAGGCGGTATCGCTGACATTGAGTTTCTCACTCAGTATTGGGTGCTGGCGCACGCCCATGAGCATGCCAGCCTGACCACCTATACCGATAATCTCAGAATTTTGGATGGTATAAAAGCGCTTCAACTGTTCGATGCTACGCAATGCGCCCGTTTACAGGAAGCTTACTTGCGGCTGCGGGATCACTATCATCAGTTAACCTTGGCTGATGATAAGTACGCAGAGGAAACTCAGGATTTACAAAGCATGCGAGCGCAGGTGTCGACTGTGTGGAACGCCGTATTTATGGCCTAA
- the tnpC gene encoding IS66 family transposase, translating into MNEEDYQRRIAELEKQLQELNNRYQYLEEQFRIAQHKQFGKSTEGHPSQGELFNEVEELVAGDGTPEQEAISYTRNKAKRKPLPKDLPREVIVHDISDEEKICGCCAGELHCIGEDKAEKLQFIPAQVKVIEHVRPKYACRTCDKESVNNTVKQAPVPHSVIPKGYATPSLLSQIITSKYQYGLPLYRQEAMFKQHDIELSRKTMADWIIRCAELFKPLYDQLHLHLLQQSVIQADETTLKVIDSDKATSYMWLYATGADSPEGKVPGCDIPNIVLYDYHNSRAGQCAVGFLTGYSGYLQVDGYAGYEQTQATLVGCWAHARRKFMEAKKGAGNKGSGKADWVLNHIQKLYRIETQIKDKTAEERYTHRQEKSLPLLNQLHTWLAKSAQQVLPKTKLGEAIQYCLNQWHKLERYTLDGQLSIDNNRAERAIKPFVIGRKNWLFSQTATGANASAILYSIIETAKANNLNVFDYVMGSLELLSQPEADGELLLPWQFAKR; encoded by the coding sequence ATGAACGAAGAAGATTATCAACGTCGCATCGCTGAGCTGGAGAAGCAGCTTCAGGAACTGAATAACCGGTATCAATATCTGGAAGAGCAGTTCCGTATTGCCCAGCATAAGCAGTTTGGTAAAAGCACCGAAGGTCACCCTAGTCAGGGTGAATTGTTTAATGAGGTCGAGGAACTTGTTGCCGGGGATGGAACGCCAGAGCAAGAAGCGATTAGTTACACGCGCAATAAAGCCAAGCGAAAGCCCTTACCCAAAGACCTGCCTCGTGAAGTCATCGTTCACGACATTAGCGATGAAGAAAAAATCTGTGGCTGTTGTGCCGGTGAACTGCACTGCATCGGCGAGGATAAAGCAGAGAAGTTACAGTTTATCCCTGCTCAGGTTAAAGTGATTGAGCATGTGCGTCCTAAATATGCGTGCCGCACCTGTGACAAAGAGAGTGTCAACAACACAGTAAAACAAGCGCCGGTGCCACATAGCGTAATCCCCAAAGGTTACGCAACGCCCAGCTTACTAAGTCAGATAATCACCAGTAAATATCAATACGGCTTGCCGCTGTACCGACAAGAGGCGATGTTCAAACAACATGACATCGAACTCAGTCGTAAGACCATGGCTGACTGGATAATCCGCTGCGCCGAGCTGTTTAAACCATTATACGACCAGCTTCATCTACATCTGCTACAGCAGTCAGTTATCCAGGCAGATGAAACCACACTGAAGGTCATCGACTCCGACAAAGCGACCAGCTATATGTGGCTGTATGCCACAGGGGCAGACTCGCCTGAGGGTAAGGTACCAGGCTGTGATATACCTAATATTGTGTTGTACGACTACCACAATAGTCGGGCCGGGCAATGTGCTGTGGGCTTCCTTACAGGTTACAGCGGCTATCTGCAAGTGGATGGCTACGCGGGTTATGAGCAAACGCAAGCCACCTTAGTCGGTTGTTGGGCCCATGCGCGCCGTAAGTTTATGGAAGCGAAAAAAGGTGCCGGTAATAAAGGCAGTGGCAAAGCTGACTGGGTCTTGAATCATATCCAGAAGCTCTATCGGATAGAAACACAGATAAAAGACAAAACGGCAGAAGAAAGATACACCCACCGGCAGGAAAAGAGCCTGCCGCTTCTGAATCAACTACATACCTGGCTAGCCAAATCTGCACAACAAGTGCTACCCAAAACCAAGCTGGGCGAAGCGATACAATACTGCCTCAACCAATGGCATAAACTGGAACGCTACACACTGGATGGCCAGCTCAGCATCGATAATAACCGCGCTGAGCGAGCAATAAAGCCGTTCGTGATCGGACGGAAAAATTGGTTGTTCAGTCAAACAGCAACCGGTGCTAATGCCAGTGCCATTCTCTACAGCATCATCGAAACCGCCAAGGCCAACAACCTCAATGTGTTCGATTACGTGATGGGCAGTCTAGAGTTGCTGAGTCAACCTGAAGCCGATGGCGAGTTACTGCTACCATGGCAGTTTGCTAAACGTTAG
- the tnpA gene encoding IS66 family insertion sequence element accessory protein TnpA, which produces MRQPRRSKDEWRSIFKQQEQSGLTAVEFCRQECINLQTYYTRRRDIQLHQCHSNFIRVKRDVTTVESRMEDVPHALTLKHGGSQLSVPVNTNPHWVATLMKALNE; this is translated from the coding sequence ATGCGACAGCCTCGACGCAGCAAAGATGAATGGCGATCAATATTTAAACAACAAGAGCAAAGCGGCCTGACAGCTGTCGAGTTTTGCCGCCAAGAATGTATTAACTTGCAGACTTACTATACGCGTCGACGGGATATTCAGTTGCATCAGTGCCATAGCAACTTTATCCGGGTTAAGCGCGACGTGACAACCGTAGAGTCACGTATGGAAGACGTGCCTCATGCACTTACGCTGAAACATGGCGGCTCGCAATTGAGTGTGCCAGTAAACACCAACCCTCATTGGGTTGCCACTTTAATGAAGGCGCTGAACGAATGA
- a CDS encoding TcpQ domain-containing protein produces MAKKNRSSTIFWAKQFALALVLIIIAGIVIYLQRTSDTSPEYAEAPKEKSISNGLSEFYREFRTSSTDPIEEEGDDFVLDVDRSEAGLDQQLRNMASNQKPVNQRWVGEHKFRTFKAGNTVREAITAYAQQEGMQIIWDLDQDFVIKHQFQIDNTIVGSLAKIASAIDSNFMGEVKTYVCPDQRSLVVTAEVTDYLKSRCNSAESR; encoded by the coding sequence ATGGCAAAAAAAAATCGTTCCAGCACTATATTTTGGGCTAAACAATTCGCATTGGCGCTGGTGCTGATAATCATTGCCGGTATTGTTATTTATTTACAAAGAACCAGTGATACAAGCCCCGAATACGCAGAAGCCCCAAAAGAAAAATCTATTTCAAATGGGCTCAGCGAGTTCTATCGCGAATTTCGCACCTCGTCTACCGATCCGATTGAAGAAGAGGGAGACGATTTTGTGTTAGACGTTGATAGGTCAGAGGCGGGGCTGGATCAGCAACTGCGCAATATGGCGAGCAATCAGAAGCCAGTTAATCAACGCTGGGTAGGAGAACATAAGTTCCGCACGTTCAAAGCGGGTAATACGGTGCGTGAAGCCATTACTGCTTATGCTCAACAGGAAGGGATGCAAATTATCTGGGATCTGGATCAGGATTTTGTCATTAAACATCAATTTCAGATAGACAACACCATTGTTGGCTCCCTCGCCAAAATTGCCAGCGCAATAGACAGTAACTTCATGGGGGAGGTCAAAACGTATGTGTGCCCAGATCAGCGATCACTGGTTGTAACAGCAGAAGTGACTGACTATTTAAAATCACGCTGCAACAGCGCTGAAAGCCGTTAG